The following are encoded together in the Salvia hispanica cultivar TCC Black 2014 chromosome 6, UniMelb_Shisp_WGS_1.0, whole genome shotgun sequence genome:
- the LOC125194318 gene encoding cytochrome P450 98A2-like: MAPLALLLLSLPFFFLLHTLYYRLRFRLPPGPRPWPIVGNLYDVKPLQFRCFADWANSYGPIISVWFGSTLNIVVSSTELAKEVLKEKDQQLADRYRSRTATRLTKYGQDLIWADYGPHYVKVRKVCTVALFSAKSLESLRPIREDEVSAMVESIYNDCTAPGNSAKSLLLRKYLGAVSFNNITRIAFGKRYVDTEGRIHKQGEEMRSIADNRLRLGASRPIAEHVPWLRWLFPLNEEDFAKHAARRDRLTREIMEDHNVARQKTGGAKQHFCDALLTLKEKYDLTDDTIIGLLWDMIHAGMDTTAISVEWAMAELIKNPRVLQKVQEELDRVIGTERVMTELDFANLPYLRCVAKESLRLHPPTPLMLPHRASTNVKVGGYDIPKGSTVHVNVWAVARDPEVWKNPLEFRPERFLEDDVDIKGHDFRLLPFGAGRRICPGAQLGLDMVTGMLGRLLHQFTWAPPRGVNPEDINIAERPGVVTFMGTPLEAVATPRLPANLYQRVAVDF; the protein is encoded by the exons ATGGCGCCTCTcgctctcctcctcctctccctccccttcttcttcctcctccacACCCTCTACTACCGCCTCCGCTTCCGCCTCCCCCCCGGCCCCCGCCCCTGGCCTATCGTCGGCAACCTCTACGACGTCAAGCCGCTCCAGTTCCGCTGCTTCGCCGATTGGGCCAACTCCTACGGCCCAATCATATCCGTCTGGTTCGGATCCACTCTCAACATCGTCGTTTCCAGCACCGAGCTCGCCAAGGAGGTTCTCAAGGAGAAGGATCAGCAGCTGGCCGACCGCTACCGCAGCCGCACCGCCACCAGGCTCACCAAGTACGGCCAGGACCTCATTTGGGCGGACTATGGCCCTCACTACGTCAAGGTGCGCAAGGTCTGCACCGTCGCGCTCTTCTCCGCTAAGAGCCTTGAGTCGCTGCGGCCTATTCGGGAGGATGAGGTCTCCGCCATGGTTGAGTCTATCTACAATGATTGCACCGCCCCTG GAAACTCAGCTAAGAGCTTGCTGCTAAGAAAATATCTAGGAGCAGTGTCATTCAACAACATCACCAGAATTGCGTTCGGGAAGAGATATGTGGATACCGAGGGGAGAATACACAAGCAAGGAGAGGAGATGAGGTCCATCGCTGACAACAGGTTGAGGCTCGGTGCCTCCCGCCCCATTGCTGAGCACGTTCCGTGGCTCCGGTGGTTGTTCCCTCTGAACGAAGAAGACTTTGCAAAACACGCAGCACGCAGGGATCGCCTCACACGAGAAATCATGGAAGACCACAACGTTGCTCGCCAGAAAACTGGAGGAGCCAAGCAGCACTTTTGTGATGCATTGCTGACACTCAAGGAGAAATATGATCTGACCGATGACACCATCATTGGCCTTCTCTGG GACATGATCCATGCTGGAATGGACACCACTGCGATATCTGTGGAATGGGCCATGGCAGAGTTGATCAAGAACCCGAGGGTCCTACAGAAGGTTCAAGAAGAGCTCGATCGCGTCATTGGAACTGAACGTGTGATGACAGAATTGGACTTCGCGAACCTTCCCTACCTACGGTGTGTGGCCAAGGAATCACTCCGATTACACCCTCCAACCCCACTCATGCTTCCTCACCGTGCCAGCACCAATGTCAAGGTCGGAGGGTACGACATCCCCAAGGGCTCAACCGTGCACGTCAACGTGTGGGCAGTTGCACGTGACCCTGAGGTGTGGAAGAACCCCTTGGAGTTTCGCCCCGAGAGGTTCCTTGAGGATGATGTTGACATAAAAGGACACGATTTTAGGCTTCTACCCTTTGGTGCTGGAAGGAGAATATGCCCGGGAGCGCAACTAGGGCTCGATATGGTGACGGGAATGCTAGGCCGCCTTCTGCACCAGTTCACATGGGCTCCTCCGAGAGGGGTGAACCCAGAAGACATCAACATTGCAGAGAGACCGGGCGTGGTCACCTTCATGGGCACTCCGTTGGAGGCGGTTGCTACTCCGAGGTTGCCAGCGAACTTGTACCAACGTGTGGCGGTGgacttttga